The following proteins come from a genomic window of Pyxidicoccus sp. MSG2:
- a CDS encoding Crp/Fnr family transcriptional regulator encodes MGAEETLFQRFGKEFPKGTELFREGETGKEMYVIQAGRVSISKRVRDVEKVLAVLGPGEFFGEMAIISNKPRNASAMVQDDARLLVIDPKTFEGMIRGNAEIAVRMIKKLAERLSEADAQIENLLHHDPASRVVHQILQAALTRGRPTDEGVEIDFMVREMPRQLGVGEPAVRSMLDKLERAGLIERGPDRLTVYDTARLHDYLQYLEMKWKFGDL; translated from the coding sequence ATGGGCGCCGAGGAAACACTCTTTCAACGCTTCGGGAAGGAATTCCCCAAAGGTACCGAGCTCTTCCGCGAGGGAGAGACCGGGAAGGAAATGTACGTCATCCAGGCGGGCAGGGTGTCCATCTCCAAGCGCGTGCGCGACGTGGAGAAGGTCCTCGCGGTGCTCGGCCCCGGCGAGTTCTTCGGGGAGATGGCCATCATCTCCAACAAGCCCCGCAACGCGTCCGCCATGGTCCAGGACGACGCGCGCCTGCTGGTCATCGACCCCAAGACGTTCGAGGGGATGATCCGCGGCAACGCCGAAATCGCCGTCCGGATGATCAAGAAGCTGGCCGAGCGCCTCTCCGAGGCCGACGCGCAGATCGAGAACCTGCTCCACCACGACCCCGCCAGCCGCGTCGTGCACCAGATCCTCCAGGCCGCCCTGACGCGCGGCCGCCCCACGGACGAGGGCGTGGAGATCGACTTCATGGTGCGCGAGATGCCCCGGCAGCTCGGCGTGGGGGAGCCCGCGGTGCGAAGCATGTTGGACAAGCTGGAGCGGGCCGGGCTCATCGAGCGCGGCCCTGACAGACTGACCGTGTATGACACGGCCAGACTCCACGACTATCTCCAATACCTGGAGATGAAGTGGAAGTTCGGAGACCTCTAG